A region from the Sandaracinus amylolyticus genome encodes:
- a CDS encoding tautomerase family protein: MPYVLIQVTDEGVTREQKAELVRGTTDLLQRVLGKDPALTFVVIDEVATDDWGVAGELVSERRKRAPPR, translated from the coding sequence ATGCCGTACGTGCTGATCCAGGTGACCGACGAGGGCGTCACGCGCGAGCAGAAGGCGGAGCTCGTGCGCGGCACGACCGACCTGCTGCAGCGCGTGCTCGGCAAGGACCCGGCGCTGACGTTCGTGGTGATCGACGAGGTCGCGACCGACGACTGGGGCGTCGCGGGCGAGCTGGTGAGCGAGCGGAGGAAGCGGGCTCCCCCGCGTTGA
- a CDS encoding nuclear transport factor 2 family protein, whose amino-acid sequence MDDHDTIRDLVETYFDGLFHGDTNRLRHTFHAGARLTGVVRGARSERGFDEYLAVVANRRSPESLGEARAMRITAVEIIGDVAVVRTRVAMLGFDYVDVLSLARHEGRWSIVHKLFTHVGS is encoded by the coding sequence ATGGACGACCACGACACGATCCGCGACCTCGTCGAGACGTACTTCGACGGCTTGTTCCACGGTGACACGAATCGCCTGCGTCACACGTTCCACGCAGGCGCGCGGCTGACCGGCGTCGTGCGCGGCGCGCGCTCCGAGCGCGGGTTCGACGAGTACCTCGCGGTCGTCGCGAACCGGCGATCGCCGGAGTCGCTCGGCGAGGCGCGCGCGATGCGCATCACCGCGGTCGAGATCATCGGCGACGTCGCCGTGGTGCGCACGCGCGTCGCGATGCTGGGCTTCGACTACGTCGACGTCCTTTCGCTCGCGAGGCACGAGGGCCGATGGTCGATCGTGCACAAGCTCTTCACCCACGTGGGGTCGTGA
- a CDS encoding SDR family NAD(P)-dependent oxidoreductase produces MSRHTPITAVVTGASSGIGLAVARAFLQRGDRVVGNARDHGRLEEAAYALDAGARFVTIAGDIADPATSARMFEVAEARFGRVDVLVNNAGVFLSKPFVEYSASDLDALLATNLRGAIHATKRAVEHMSAHGGGHVVNVTASIALQPLAGVPAALPILIKGGLNALTRALALELAPKKILVSAVAPGIVETPLYAGADRDALRTLQPLRRIGSAEEIADAVLHLAGATFTTGVVLPVDGGMSAGHW; encoded by the coding sequence ATGTCGAGACACACTCCCATCACCGCCGTCGTCACCGGCGCGTCGAGCGGCATCGGGCTCGCGGTCGCGCGCGCGTTCCTGCAGCGCGGTGATCGCGTCGTGGGCAACGCGCGCGATCACGGGCGCCTCGAGGAAGCCGCGTACGCGCTCGACGCGGGCGCGCGCTTCGTGACGATCGCGGGCGACATCGCCGATCCCGCGACCTCGGCGAGGATGTTCGAGGTCGCCGAGGCCCGCTTCGGTCGGGTCGACGTGCTGGTGAACAACGCCGGCGTGTTCCTGTCGAAGCCGTTCGTCGAGTACTCCGCGAGCGACCTCGACGCGCTGCTCGCGACGAACCTGCGCGGCGCGATCCACGCGACGAAGCGGGCCGTCGAGCACATGAGCGCGCACGGAGGTGGTCACGTCGTGAACGTGACCGCGAGCATCGCGCTGCAGCCGCTCGCGGGCGTGCCCGCGGCGCTGCCGATCCTGATCAAGGGCGGGCTCAACGCGCTGACGCGGGCGCTCGCGCTCGAGCTCGCGCCGAAGAAGATCCTGGTGTCGGCGGTCGCGCCCGGCATCGTCGAGACGCCGCTCTACGCGGGCGCCGATCGCGACGCGCTGCGCACGCTGCAGCCGCTGCGGCGCATCGGCAGCGCGGAGGAGATCGCGGACGCGGTGCTGCACCTCGCCGGCGCGACGTTCACCACGGGTGTGGTCCTGCCGGTCGACGGCGGCATGAGCGCGGGGCACTGGTGA
- a CDS encoding LysR family transcriptional regulator, translated as MNRKLDDVMLGTIELFCSAAELGSFTAAAQRAGVTPAAVSRSISRLEERLGVRLFVRTTRRIRLTDAGATYAQSCRRALSQIADAERDVSGRQSTPTGLVRVSVPTTYGHHRLLPRLPAFRARHPGVRVDVHVSNRNVTFAHDDYDVAIRVRAQRDSSLVVRKLEDAELVLVASPAYLARAGTPRCADDLHAHECIQFELPSSGRHIPWPLRIDGTDVEVETRGSYACSDDVLGGVTLALAGAGIFQTYRFVVEQPLAEGRLVEVLPALRGPSRPFNLLHPHGRRLPTRVRAFIDFLLEDRRDS; from the coding sequence ATGAATCGCAAGCTCGACGACGTGATGCTCGGGACGATCGAGCTCTTCTGCTCCGCCGCGGAGCTCGGCTCGTTCACCGCCGCCGCGCAGCGCGCGGGCGTGACCCCGGCCGCCGTGAGCCGCTCGATCTCGCGGCTCGAGGAGCGCCTCGGCGTGCGCCTCTTCGTGCGCACCACGCGCCGCATCCGCCTCACCGACGCGGGCGCGACGTACGCGCAGAGCTGCCGCCGCGCGCTCTCGCAGATCGCCGACGCCGAGCGCGACGTGAGCGGCCGGCAGAGCACGCCGACCGGTCTCGTGCGCGTCAGCGTGCCGACGACCTACGGCCACCATCGCCTGCTGCCACGCCTGCCCGCGTTCCGCGCGCGCCATCCCGGCGTGCGCGTCGACGTCCACGTCAGCAACCGCAACGTCACGTTCGCGCACGACGACTACGACGTCGCGATCCGCGTGCGCGCGCAGCGCGACTCGTCGCTGGTCGTGCGCAAGCTCGAGGACGCGGAGCTCGTGCTCGTCGCGTCACCCGCGTACCTCGCGCGCGCCGGCACGCCCCGCTGCGCCGACGATCTGCACGCGCACGAGTGCATCCAGTTCGAGCTGCCGAGCAGCGGGCGCCACATCCCGTGGCCGCTGCGCATCGACGGCACCGACGTCGAGGTCGAGACGCGCGGCAGCTACGCGTGCTCCGACGACGTGCTCGGCGGCGTCACGCTCGCGCTCGCGGGCGCGGGCATCTTCCAGACGTATCGCTTCGTGGTGGAGCAGCCGCTCGCGGAGGGACGTCTCGTCGAGGTGCTGCCCGCGCTGCGTGGCCCCTCGCGACCCTTCAACCTGCTCCATCCCCACGGGCGCCGTCTCCCCACGCGGGTGCGCGCGTTCATCGACTTCCTGCTCGAGGACCGGCGCGACTCGTGA
- a CDS encoding peptide ligase PGM1-related protein, protein MILDPVPGSDEERLRFAQLQSRLGPMFRDVFSHPAAPRTIVVVPSMSLDTDVLAKISGAQHYEERQLGMLMFLRLPRTRIVYVTSQPIAPVIIDYYLNLLGGVPASHARKRLVMLSAYDGAPRALSDKILERPRLLARIREAIGDPKLAHLSCFNTTDRERTLAVQLDIPLYGCDPALSPLGSKSGSRTIFREAGVPCPKGYENLRDVHDVAAAIAAMRREEPALRRVVVKLEEGFSGEGNAILELDEAPSELGTIEHWLRDALVQKLRCEAAGETPETFFAKFAGMGGIVEAWIEGEVKRSPSVQLRVTPTSGLELISTHDQVLGGPSGQVFLGSTFPADGAYRAALHEAGRRIGEVLRARGVLGRFAVDFVAVWRDGAWDLAAIEINLRKGGTTLPFQMLQFLTDGRYDEASGEFVTPLGQPRCYYATDNLVRPEYRRFIPEDLVDVLVENGLHFDETTQEGVVFNLIGALSEHGKLGLVCIARDHETALALYERTMHILDAEASRSVEPPR, encoded by the coding sequence GTGATTCTCGACCCCGTTCCCGGAAGCGACGAAGAGCGCCTCCGCTTCGCGCAGCTGCAGAGCCGCCTCGGGCCGATGTTCCGCGACGTGTTCAGCCACCCGGCCGCGCCGCGCACCATCGTCGTCGTCCCGAGCATGAGCCTCGACACCGACGTGCTCGCGAAGATCTCCGGCGCGCAGCACTATGAGGAGCGGCAGCTCGGGATGCTCATGTTCCTGCGCCTGCCGCGCACGCGCATCGTCTACGTGACGAGCCAGCCGATCGCGCCCGTGATCATCGACTACTACCTGAACCTCCTCGGCGGCGTGCCCGCGAGCCACGCGCGCAAGCGCCTCGTGATGCTCTCGGCGTACGACGGCGCGCCGCGCGCGCTCAGCGACAAGATCCTCGAGCGCCCGCGCCTGCTCGCGCGCATCCGCGAGGCGATCGGTGATCCGAAGCTCGCGCACCTCTCGTGCTTCAACACGACGGATCGCGAGCGCACGCTCGCAGTGCAGCTCGACATCCCGCTCTACGGCTGCGATCCCGCGCTCTCGCCGCTCGGCAGCAAGTCGGGCAGCCGCACGATCTTCCGCGAGGCCGGCGTGCCGTGCCCGAAGGGCTACGAGAACCTGCGCGACGTGCACGACGTCGCGGCGGCGATCGCGGCGATGCGTCGCGAAGAGCCCGCGCTGCGGCGCGTGGTCGTGAAGCTCGAAGAAGGATTCTCCGGCGAGGGCAACGCGATCCTCGAGCTCGACGAGGCACCGAGCGAGCTCGGCACGATCGAGCACTGGCTGCGCGACGCGCTCGTGCAGAAGCTGCGCTGCGAGGCCGCGGGCGAGACGCCCGAGACGTTCTTCGCGAAGTTCGCCGGGATGGGCGGCATCGTCGAGGCGTGGATCGAGGGCGAGGTGAAGCGCTCACCGTCGGTGCAGCTGCGCGTGACGCCGACCTCCGGGCTCGAGCTGATCTCGACGCACGATCAAGTGCTCGGCGGACCGAGCGGCCAGGTGTTCCTCGGCAGCACGTTCCCCGCCGACGGCGCGTACCGCGCGGCGCTTCACGAGGCAGGTCGACGCATCGGCGAGGTGCTGCGCGCGCGCGGCGTGCTGGGTCGCTTCGCCGTCGACTTCGTCGCGGTCTGGCGCGACGGCGCGTGGGACCTCGCGGCGATCGAGATCAACCTGCGCAAGGGCGGCACCACGCTGCCGTTCCAGATGCTGCAGTTCCTGACGGACGGCCGCTACGACGAGGCGAGCGGCGAGTTCGTCACGCCGCTCGGCCAGCCGCGCTGCTACTACGCGACCGACAACCTCGTGCGCCCCGAGTACCGGCGCTTCATCCCCGAGGATCTCGTCGACGTGCTGGTCGAGAACGGCCTGCACTTCGACGAGACCACGCAGGAGGGCGTCGTCTTCAACCTGATCGGTGCGCTCTCCGAGCACGGCAAGCTCGGCCTCGTGTGCATCGCGCGGGACCACGAGACCGCGCTCGCGCTCTACGAGCGCACCATGCACATCCTCGACGCCGAAGCCTCGCGCTCCGTCGAGCCTCCGCGATGA
- a CDS encoding pre-peptidase C-terminal domain-containing protein produces MRASTLSFLGALAVLATACGDDDTSGTDDAGASDAGIDGGGGDAGSTSDAGGADECIPVRATTWTLEGLDDVSIGYLARLVPQVDGDTYDLSIQFYRYGDTEYVGTFDVSTGPDSNHESCAHCVQAWHGTDRTRGFFVTEGSLEITSDPFEMRLAGSLTGARLIEVTIEGPTLMSVPVPGGRCLVVEDVEFDRTFAPEGWTCATEAYHDGETCDCRCGPIDPDCYEDLPVEGCFPGEVCVGVPNQEIIRIDGACKERCDRATGDACDVGVCSFGPNNVDVCVSELEDWDPEADIGETCAEGAGFCAIDEGGFVRGVCDIHDRNDRECKPTCDEDSDCNLAVFERCYTITAGWPPEGFCSPRYPIDWTCSGDRYEDGTYCDCECGVFDPDCYDSTRAVRGCGDGETCVDGASCEPIPANDTCAAAIPLTPGTPVTGTTLGALTQYTAATPCVTSEQQGPDVAYSIALTAGQTLTVTATPTEHNLALSLRGPGAASVCDTAASCVAGVDANERAMAETLTYTATTAGTYYVIVDSFWSGEHGEFTLNATLTP; encoded by the coding sequence ATGCGAGCATCGACACTTTCCTTCCTGGGCGCGCTGGCGGTCCTCGCGACGGCCTGCGGTGACGACGACACGAGCGGCACGGACGACGCGGGAGCGAGCGACGCCGGGATCGACGGCGGCGGGGGCGACGCGGGGAGCACCAGCGACGCGGGCGGCGCGGACGAGTGCATCCCGGTGCGCGCGACGACGTGGACGCTCGAGGGGCTCGACGACGTGTCGATCGGCTATCTCGCGCGGCTCGTCCCGCAGGTCGACGGCGACACCTACGACCTGTCGATCCAGTTCTATCGCTACGGCGACACCGAGTACGTCGGCACGTTCGACGTGAGCACCGGTCCCGACTCGAACCACGAGAGCTGCGCGCACTGCGTGCAGGCGTGGCACGGCACCGACCGGACGCGCGGCTTCTTCGTCACCGAGGGCTCGCTCGAGATCACCTCGGATCCCTTCGAGATGCGCCTCGCGGGCTCGCTCACCGGCGCGCGGCTGATCGAGGTGACGATCGAGGGCCCGACGCTGATGTCGGTGCCGGTGCCCGGCGGGCGCTGCCTCGTCGTCGAGGACGTGGAGTTCGATCGCACGTTCGCGCCCGAGGGCTGGACGTGCGCGACGGAGGCCTACCACGACGGCGAGACCTGCGACTGCCGCTGCGGCCCGATCGATCCCGACTGCTACGAGGACCTGCCGGTCGAAGGCTGCTTCCCGGGCGAGGTCTGCGTCGGGGTGCCGAACCAGGAGATCATCCGCATCGACGGCGCGTGCAAGGAGCGCTGCGATCGCGCGACCGGCGACGCGTGCGACGTCGGCGTGTGCTCGTTCGGCCCGAACAACGTCGACGTGTGCGTCTCGGAGCTGGAGGACTGGGATCCCGAGGCCGACATCGGCGAGACCTGCGCCGAGGGCGCGGGCTTCTGCGCGATCGACGAGGGCGGGTTCGTGCGCGGCGTGTGCGACATCCACGACCGCAACGATCGCGAGTGCAAGCCCACCTGCGACGAGGACTCCGACTGCAACCTCGCGGTGTTCGAGCGCTGCTACACGATCACCGCCGGCTGGCCGCCCGAGGGCTTCTGCTCGCCGCGTTATCCGATCGACTGGACCTGCAGCGGCGATCGCTACGAGGACGGCACGTACTGCGACTGCGAGTGCGGCGTGTTCGATCCCGACTGCTACGACAGCACGCGCGCGGTGCGCGGCTGCGGCGACGGCGAGACCTGCGTCGACGGCGCGTCGTGCGAGCCGATCCCGGCGAACGACACCTGCGCCGCCGCGATCCCGCTGACGCCCGGCACGCCGGTCACCGGCACCACGCTCGGCGCGCTCACGCAGTACACCGCGGCGACGCCGTGCGTGACCTCGGAGCAGCAGGGCCCCGACGTCGCGTACTCGATCGCGCTCACCGCGGGACAGACGCTCACCGTCACCGCGACGCCGACCGAGCACAACCTCGCGCTCTCGCTGCGCGGCCCGGGGGCGGCGAGCGTGTGCGACACCGCGGCGTCGTGCGTCGCGGGCGTCGACGCGAACGAGCGCGCGATGGCCGAGACGCTCACGTACACCGCGACCACCGCGGGCACGTACTACGTGATCGTCGACTCGTTCTGGAGCGGCGAGCACGGCGAGTTCACGCTGAACGCGACGCTCACGCCGTGA
- a CDS encoding esterase family protein, producing the protein MLVFPTAGGDAEEIERWQLIRALEPLITAGKIKVYSCDSVAGRVWFGKEGTPEHRMWMMNQYHQYVKHEVVPAIRMDCKSDDVAIWAAGASIGAFHSVAAVCRFPDLFHRAIAMSGTYDLMRFSEAQQYSEHYFVSSPLQFVPTLEGLHLDVLKQRFVLLATGAGRAENVGESWAMANVLGAKGIPNRVDDWGPDWHHDWPTWRVMLPKYLEEALR; encoded by the coding sequence GTGCTCGTCTTCCCCACCGCGGGGGGCGACGCGGAGGAGATCGAGCGCTGGCAATTGATCCGCGCGCTCGAGCCGCTGATCACGGCCGGGAAGATCAAAGTCTACTCGTGCGACTCGGTCGCCGGGCGCGTGTGGTTCGGGAAGGAGGGCACTCCCGAGCACCGCATGTGGATGATGAACCAGTACCACCAATACGTGAAACACGAGGTGGTCCCGGCGATCCGCATGGACTGCAAGAGCGACGACGTCGCGATCTGGGCGGCCGGCGCGTCGATCGGCGCGTTCCACTCGGTCGCTGCGGTGTGTCGCTTCCCGGATCTCTTCCACCGCGCGATCGCGATGAGCGGCACGTACGACCTGATGCGCTTCAGCGAGGCGCAGCAGTACAGCGAGCACTATTTCGTCAGCTCGCCGCTGCAGTTCGTGCCGACGCTCGAGGGCCTCCACCTCGACGTGCTGAAGCAGCGCTTCGTGCTGCTCGCGACGGGCGCGGGACGCGCGGAGAACGTCGGAGAGAGCTGGGCGATGGCGAACGTGCTCGGCGCCAAGGGCATCCCCAACCGCGTCGACGACTGGGGCCCCGACTGGCACCACGACTGGCCCACGTGGCGGGTGATGCTGCCCAAGTACCTCGAGGAGGCGCTGCGATGA